DNA from Fibrobacter sp.:
CACGGTGTCGCCCGCGTGCACCACCTTGTTCGCCTTGTTGAGCGAGGCGAAGGGTTTTGCTTTTGTACCGGCGTTGTTGTCGCTGCCATCGGTGGCCACATAGTAAACGGCACCGAAGGATTGCACCGCCGCGAGGGCGAGCGAGAATGCAAATACTCTACTGTTCCATTTTTTCAGGCGCATGTCCGACTCCGCGAATTGTCCTAATCCACAAAAAAGCACGGGCAAAGCCCGTACTCATGAATATACACTATTTTCGGAGTATTGGGTACAAATTATTTGAAAATAGCCTCGATATCGGCGCGGCTCAGGTAGGTGCGCTCGTTCAGGGCCTGCGCAATCTTGCAGAGCTGCGTCTGGCAAGCCATCAAAATGTTGTAATCCTGCTCGACCACGTTCGTCTCGGCCAGCTGAAAATAGTAGCACGCCGCCTGGAACTTCTGGTAATCCGGATCGCTCTTGTAGAGTTCCATGGGCAGTTCCTTCATGACGGTATCGAGGTCGCACTTGAAATCCTTGCGCATCAAAAATTCCGCGATGTGACCCGCCATCGCGATATGCGCGTCGCCCTCGAGTTCCGTACCCGCGATGTGCGTGGTGCCCGGCTGCTCCCTGGAATTGTTCATCTTCACGTAATCCAGCGGGCGCTTGAATAAAAACGCGACAAGCGCGTGGCCCGCCTCGTGATTGCACAACTTCTTGAATTCCTCTTCCCCGAAAAACTCCACCAGCGATTCATGCGTCAAGACTTGTTCCGGCATTGCGAAACTCCTTTTTTAGCCGGATAAAATATATGAAAAAACTCCCCTACTCCAGGTACCATACCGTTTCGACAGTATCTCCGGTTTTTTAGCGGGCATCCTTCACGGCAGACTCCAAAATCTGGAGTTTCACGTCGTGCACGTCCTTTTTTTGATTATCTTTAATGAAAAAGGAGCCAAACATGCGCAAAAATCTCGGAATCAAGACCTACCTTTACCCCCAACCCACGCTGGTTATTGCCACTTACAACGAAGACGGCACTCCCAATGCCATGGTGGCGGCCTGGGGTAGCGTAAGCGACACCAACCAGGTGGCAATTTACGTAGCACACAGCCACAAGACCATGCAGAACGTCCTTGAGCGCAAGGCCTTTACGGTGAGCATGGCCAACGAAAAGAATATCAAGGCCATTGATTACCTAGGCGTAACCTCCGGCAACAAGGTCGCAGACAAATTCAAAAAATCAGGACTTACCGCCATCAGGAGCGAAAACGTAGATGCCCCACTGATTGCGGAACTCCCACTTGCCTTGGAATGCAAGCTCGTGAGTTACGACGAAAAGACGGAATTGCTTCTCGGAGAAATCGTAAACGTGACTGCCGACGATTCGGTGCTCGACGAAAACGGCAAGCTTTCCGTCGAAAAACTCGCCCCTGTTTGCTACGATTCTGCTGGCCACGGCTACTACGTGATGGAACGCCGAGTAGGTAACGCCTTCAGCGACGGAAAAACGCTTTAGGGAGGGCAATGTGTTTGGGAAAAATTTTATGCACAGCAAGATTCTTGTAACGATTCCATTTGCTGTTGCGGTAATGACCGCATCACTTATGGCCTGCAGTGGCGACAACTCCAGTAATTCAATCGAGATACTGGAATCAAGTTCTGGCGCTGTCACTGCCAGCAGCAAAAATAACGCCGTTCCGGAATCAGGTTCTAGCGCATCAGTCGCAAGCAGCGGTACCGAAACAGCATCCGACACTGTCTGGAACAAGGCAAACCTCACCTGGTACATCTCATGGCCCGACCCCGGTAGCGAAGAATGTGTCAAATACAACGGTTGCCAATGGGCGGGTTACTTTGCAGGTGTCAACGGCCAGCAAACCGAACAGTGGGTCAGCCAGCACAACATCATATCCATCCACGAAAAGGACTGGGACAAATACAAACTAAAAACATTTAGGCTACGAAAAAACGGGCAATCTATAGATGCCGTGGTTTATGACAAGTGCGCTGACAGTGATTGCGATGGATGTTGCACCCAGAATGCAGGCCAGCTCGGGTTCCTTATCGATATCGAAAGCTATTCGTGCGAAAGGCTTACCGGCGACAAGGAAGGCTGCGACGGCGTTGTCGAATGGACCTGCCTGGACTGCGAATAATCCCGGTTATTCCTGTTTGGCCGTTTCTTCTGCAGCCTCTTCGCCGTGATGGGGCTTGGAGACAAGGCTCATGTAGATGGTGCCGAGAATCGCCGCACTGAAGCTGCCCAGCAAAATGCCTAGCTTTGCGGAATCCTGACGGTCGCCTACATCAAAGGCAAGGCCCGCCACAAACAGCGCCATGGTAAAGCCGATACCCGCCAGCATGCCGCCACCCCACAGAATTTTCCAGGAGTAGCTGGGCCGCTTGGAAATGCCAATCTTTACGGAGAGCAGGCTGAACAGGAAAATACCGATGGGCTTGCCGAACACGAGGGCCAAGGCCACCGCACCCATCACGGGGACTTCTACACCACCCAGCTTAATTTCTACGCCGGCGTTGCTCAGGGCGAACAGCGGCATGATAAAGAAGTTCACCCAGGGCACCAGGGGCTTGAACAAGCGCTCCTGCATGGAAATGCTCTCGCGGGCACCCTGCTTGAGCATGGTAAATACTTCGTATTGCTCATTACGGTCCTTCGTTTCGCCAGAAAGCTTGCCGCCAATGCTCCCGGCAAACTGGGCCAGCTTGCCCTTGGCAAGAACTGCCTTCGCAGGCACAGAAAGGCCCAGCAGCACACCCGCGATGGTGGGGTGCACACCGCTCTTGACAAAGAAGGCCCAGACGGCCACTCCGATGATATGGAACAGCAGCAAGTTCCTGATACCTATGCGGAAAAATACATTGATCAGGGCCAATAGGACAAAGCCCATGCCCAGGGCCGCAAAGTTGATTCCGTCACCACTGGGGTAACCGATAGCAATCACAAGGATAGCGCCGATATCGTCGGCAATAGCGAGAGTCAAAATCATCACGCGCAAAGCATGTGGCACCTTCTTGCCGAGAATCGCCATACAGCCCACCACGAAGGCGATATCGGTAGCCGTCGGGATTCCCCATCCGTGTCCGGCCCCTGCAGGGCAAAGAGCCAGGTAAATCAACGCAGGGAACAGCATGCCGCCCGCCGCAGCAATGATGGGCAAGCTCGCCGCCTTGGGGTCGTGCAGTTCACCATAGGCAATCTCCCCCTTCACCTCGAGACCGATGTTGAAGAAGAAGATGGTCATCAGCGCATCGTTGATAAACCAGTGCAAGTCCGCAGCACCCACCCAACTGCCGATGGTCAAGGCAAAAGGCAAGTGCCAAACGTGGTGGTAACTCTCCGGGCTCAGGTTCGCCCACAAAAGTGCCGCAACCGTCATGATGATAAGGACAATCCCACCCGTGGTTTCCACCTTCATCAGGCGTTCCATGGGCGTGATGATTTTCCGGATAGGGGTATCCGGGAACAATTCCTCAATCTTATCGCTGCTTGTTACTTTTGCGGACATAAATACCTATGAGCCGTTGAATGGATTAAAAGAACTGGGGCGGCCAACGGGGGTTCTTGGAGGACATGTCGATCTTGTAGAAGTCCTTCTCGAAACGTCCGTCGTCCAGACCGTACATCTGCATCACGTGGCGGGCAATCCACTTGCCGAGCTTCATCACGGTGAGCTTCTTGCGGAGGCGGCCCTGGCAGTCGCGGTTCATGATGTCGGGCAGAGTAGACGTGGTAAGTATTTCGTCGATGGCCGGGCTGTTCAGCTTTTCGCGGGCCTCGGGGCTCGTGTGGAAGTGGGTCACGCCGAAGCACACGCGGTTGGGATTCCCCTTCTTGATGTGTTCGCAGCACTGCACAATCGTAGTACCGGTGCGGACCATGTCGTCGAACACAATCACGTCCTTGCCTTCAATTTCCTCGATGCTGATGTCGGAAAGTTCCGGGTTGAAAGTCATGCTGATTTCACGTTCACCGGTACGGACCTTGTCCATCACCACGCGCTTGCATTCGGGCAGGTCCAGGGCCTCGTAGACAGCGTTCATGAAGGGGCGTGCGCCCTTGTCCGGAGAGACAATCACCAGGTTGTTACCGTCCTTGCCGGTCTGCACAAAATTGCTGTTCTTGATGTAGTGGGCGTAGGCGTCCGTGGGAATCAAATTGTGGAAATTATCCTTGCCGAAAATGTCGGCGAAAAGGTTCTGCACCTTCACGCTGTGGTTGTGCACCGTCACCACGGCATCCACGCCAGAAGTCTTGAGGAGCTGGGCATACAGGAGGCTGGTGAAAGCCTGTCCGTCAAATTTCTTGAGGTCAATGTCCGGGCGGTCCTTTTCCAGTTCGCCTACGCGGTGGGGGCCGCGGTCCTGGGCGCTGTAGAACAGGTCCGGTTCAACCAAGACAACCTGTTCGGCGCCGTTGTCCTTGGCGGCGCGGGCCAGAATGCAGTTGCGCATGGCGTAGTCGTTACGGCTGCGTTCATGGTTCGAGACCGAGCAAATCAAGACAATCTTCCCTTCCAGGCGACGGCCGATATGTTCCATATCGTCCACGTCCAGGCCGTAGCGGGGGCAGAATTCGGAGTTTGCAAAGGTCTTCAGGGAGACCACGTCGGAAATATCTTCACGAAGACCGATGTACTGGGCCATGTCGATGGCAAAGGGGTCGTCGGTGAAGTTGCCGGTCACGATAAAACGATCAGACATAATTACGCCTTGATGTTGGAGTTGATGCATTGGGTAGCGGAAATATAAAATTTTTAGAACCTTCTCACTACAAGGATTTCAAAAGCGGACACGAATTTCTCCTCGAGATGCTCGCCAAAGGCAATGAGGGAATACCCGCACTTGAGGACCACGTTCCACGACCATTTTTCGCCGATGTAGCCCAGGGCAGTTTTCATGTCGGCTTCGGGCAACAGCAGGTTCCCGTCGTCGGCGTACTCGCGACCATAGGCCACGCCCACGACGCCCCAGAGATTCCAGAAATACCCGTTGCCGTAGACAAAGGTGTAGGTGTATCCCATGTCTCCCCAAAAGCTGGTAATATCCCGCTTGTTATCTTCGTAGCCCAGTACGCCGTCGTTGTCCTCGGCGTAATTGTGCTGCAGGCGCCCGCCGATAACCATGCTCCCCGCCGAACTTTTCTGCCGGCGGTCCAAAAAGTAGGCGCTCCTGGGGGCAAACCTGCCGCCTGCGGTAGCCATCCAGAGCATGGAAAAGTACATGTCGAACACCGTAAGGTCTATAAAGCTGTCATCGTCGCCGTCTTCCAGGTTCTGGGAAAAACCGCTGTAATAGCGAACTTTGGCGGTAAGCCACCAGTCCCCCGGAAAAAGGTCCAGGCCGGTCTCGAAGGTCTTGGAGTCGGAATGCCCTTTGCTGGTGGTAAAGGGGAGGCCGTACTTGAA
Protein-coding regions in this window:
- a CDS encoding flavin reductase family protein, coding for MRKNLGIKTYLYPQPTLVIATYNEDGTPNAMVAAWGSVSDTNQVAIYVAHSHKTMQNVLERKAFTVSMANEKNIKAIDYLGVTSGNKVADKFKKSGLTAIRSENVDAPLIAELPLALECKLVSYDEKTELLLGEIVNVTADDSVLDENGKLSVEKLAPVCYDSAGHGYYVMERRVGNAFSDGKTL
- the nhaA gene encoding Na+/H+ antiporter NhaA; its protein translation is MSAKVTSSDKIEELFPDTPIRKIITPMERLMKVETTGGIVLIIMTVAALLWANLSPESYHHVWHLPFALTIGSWVGAADLHWFINDALMTIFFFNIGLEVKGEIAYGELHDPKAASLPIIAAAGGMLFPALIYLALCPAGAGHGWGIPTATDIAFVVGCMAILGKKVPHALRVMILTLAIADDIGAILVIAIGYPSGDGINFAALGMGFVLLALINVFFRIGIRNLLLFHIIGVAVWAFFVKSGVHPTIAGVLLGLSVPAKAVLAKGKLAQFAGSIGGKLSGETKDRNEQYEVFTMLKQGARESISMQERLFKPLVPWVNFFIMPLFALSNAGVEIKLGGVEVPVMGAVALALVFGKPIGIFLFSLLSVKIGISKRPSYSWKILWGGGMLAGIGFTMALFVAGLAFDVGDRQDSAKLGILLGSFSAAILGTIYMSLVSKPHHGEEAAEETAKQE
- a CDS encoding ribose-phosphate pyrophosphokinase; its protein translation is MSDRFIVTGNFTDDPFAIDMAQYIGLREDISDVVSLKTFANSEFCPRYGLDVDDMEHIGRRLEGKIVLICSVSNHERSRNDYAMRNCILARAAKDNGAEQVVLVEPDLFYSAQDRGPHRVGELEKDRPDIDLKKFDGQAFTSLLYAQLLKTSGVDAVVTVHNHSVKVQNLFADIFGKDNFHNLIPTDAYAHYIKNSNFVQTGKDGNNLVIVSPDKGARPFMNAVYEALDLPECKRVVMDKVRTGEREISMTFNPELSDISIEEIEGKDVIVFDDMVRTGTTIVQCCEHIKKGNPNRVCFGVTHFHTSPEAREKLNSPAIDEILTTSTLPDIMNRDCQGRLRKKLTVMKLGKWIARHVMQMYGLDDGRFEKDFYKIDMSSKNPRWPPQFF
- a CDS encoding DUF4421 family protein translates to MKLFLTRILPLLLLACSVFSAPASAEPQEPDEPAVSKFRERISLRFLCDYNFMMVKNTAYGDEPLSSNRPVDVGIGFGYDSLFTLFGTSWDISFDFKYGLPFTTSKGHSDSKTFETGLDLFPGDWWLTAKVRYYSGFSQNLEDGDDDSFIDLTVFDMYFSMLWMATAGGRFAPRSAYFLDRRQKSSAGSMVIGGRLQHNYAEDNDGVLGYEDNKRDITSFWGDMGYTYTFVYGNGYFWNLWGVVGVAYGREYADDGNLLLPEADMKTALGYIGEKWSWNVVLKCGYSLIAFGEHLEEKFVSAFEILVVRRF